The Lycium barbarum isolate Lr01 chromosome 10, ASM1917538v2, whole genome shotgun sequence genome includes a region encoding these proteins:
- the LOC132614337 gene encoding phosphoenolpyruvate carboxylase kinase 2-like codes for MFQTLKNDYQICEEIGRGRFGTVYRCICPLTGDSFAVKSIDKNILQDSTDRECLIKEPKILQHLNGNPNILNLYKLYENDDFLHMVTDYCPNSDLYERVSNGPLPEPEAALILTQLVTAVNYCHHMGVAHRDIKPDNILFDSMGKLKLCDFGSGEFIVGPSMSGVVGTPYYVAPEVLMGKEYNEKVDVWSCGVILYIMISGVVPFYGENATETFQAVMRANLRFPTRYFRSVSSEVKDLLRKMLCKDVSRRFSAEQVLRHPWVINGGVKRSMAD; via the exons ATGTTCCAAACCTTAAAAAACGACTACCAAATTTGTGAAGAAATTGGTCGTGGTAGATTCGGTACCGTTTACCGTTGTATCTGCCCGTTAACCGGAGATTCCTTTGCTGTTAAATCCATCGACAAAAACATCCTTCAAGATTCCACTGACCGTGAATGTCTCATTAAAGAACCCAAAATCCTTCAACATCTTAACGGTAACCCAAACATCCTTAATCTCTACAAACTCTACGAAAATGACGATTTTCTCCATATGGTAACTGATTACTGCCCAAATAGCGATTTATACGAACGGGTTTCGAATGGGCCTTTACCCGAACCCGAAGCAGCTTTAATATTAACTCAATTAGTTACCGCGGTTAATTACTGTCATCATATGGGTGTGGCCCACAGAGATATAAAGCCAGATAATATATTATTTGATTCGATGGGTAAGTTGAAGCTATGTGATTTCGGGTCGGGTGAGTTTATTGTGGGGCCCAGTATGAGTGGTGTTGTGGGGACACCGTATTACGTGGCACCTGAAGTGTTGATGGGGAAAGAGTATAATGAGAAAGTAGATGTGTGGAGTTGTGGTGTTATTTTGTATATTATGATATCTGGTGTTGTTCCCTTTTATGGTGAAAATGCAACTGAGACATTTCAAGCTGTTATGAGGGCAAATTTGAGATTTCCTACTAGGTATTTTAGGTCTGTTTCGAGTGAAGTCAAAGATTTGTTAAGGAAGATGTTATGTAAGGATGTTTCTAGAAGATTTTCAGCTGAACAAGTACTGA GACATCCATGGGTGATTAATGGAGGAGTGAAAAGATCAATGGCTGATTGA